TTGCAAGATCTTTAGCTAACAGACCAAAACTATTACTTTTAGATGAACCATTTTCTTCTTTAGATGAAGAGTTAAGAGATAAACTAAGAGTGGATATAAAAAAAATATTAAAAAGTCAAAAAATCACAGCTATTATTGTAAGTCATGACAGTAATGATGAAATAATAGCGGATAGAGTAGTAAAATTAAAAAAGAATTAGTAAATATTTATACCAAATTTAGTGAAAATATTTTACTATTTTAACTACATATTGTTATTTGTTTTTCTATAAAAAAATGTAGAAAAAAAGCACTAAAAATGTTGACTTTATATTGGAAATATTATACAATCAACAAGTACAACAGCAAAAAGCTGTTTAATTTTAGTATGTCAAAATTTAGTTTTTGATTTATAGAATTAGTATTTTGAAAGGTATTTATTTTGCTTTTTTGTTAGAACGTCAAAAAGGTAAAACAAATATCGGAAAATACTACGAACCTATAATCAAGACCCACTCTAAATTAAGGCATATATACATAGGTAGCGAGAAGCTAAATAAATTTTAAAATTTGGAAGGAGGAAATATGCCTACAATTAATCAATTGATTAGATTTGGTAGAAGCACTTCTGAAAAGAAGAAAAAATCACCAGCATTAAAGGCAAATCCACAAAAAAGAGGAGTATGTGTAAGAGTATATACAACTACACCTAAAAAACCAAACTCAGCGTTAAGAAAGGTTGCCAGAGTTAAACTTGTTAATGGAATAGAAGTAACAGCATATATACCGGGGATCGGACATAATCTTCAAGAACACTCAATAGTGTTAATTAGAGGAGGAAGAACAAAGGACTTACCAGGGGTAAGATATAAGATAATAAGAGGAGCCCTTGATACAGCCGGTGTTGTAAATAGAAAACAAGCAAGATCAAGATACGGAACAAAGAAACCAAAATAAACTGTAATTTAGAAAGTTAGGAGGACCAGTAGTGTCAAGAAGAAGAAAAGCCGAAAAAAGAGACGTTTTACCTGATTCTAAGTTCAATGATAAAGTTGTTACTAAATTCATTAACGGACTAATGGTAGACGGAAAAAAATCAATAGCAGAAAACATCTTCTATGCAGCATTAGAAGAAATAGAAAAAGAAACAAATGACGCCGGAATAGAAGTATTCAGAAGAGCTATGGAAAATGTAAGACCACAATTAGAAGTTAGATCAAGAAGAATTGGGGGAGCTACATACCAAGTTCCGGTAGAAGTAAGAAAAGAAAGACAACAAACATTAGCTATAAGATGGCTAGTTAGATATACAAGAGATAGAAAAGAATATGGAATGATTCAAAAATTAAAGAAAGAATTAATTGCAGCTGCTAACAGCGAAGGTGGATCAGTTAAGAAGAAAGAAGATACATACAAGATGGCGGAAGCAAATAGAGCATTCGCACACTATAAATGGTAATAGGAGGAGATATGTCAAGAAAAGTTGCTTTAAAAGATACTAGAAATATTGGTATTATGGCACATATAGATGCAGGTAAAACAACAACAACAGAAAGAATCCTATTTTACACAGGTGTAAGCCATAAAATAGGGGAAGTTCATGACGGAGCCGCAACTATGGACTGGATGGAACAAGAGCAAGAAAGAGGTATTACAATTACTTCAGCTGCAACAACTTGTTTTTGGAAGGGTCATAGAATAAATATAATAGACACACCAGGACACGTAGACTTCACAGTAGAAGTTGAAAGATCACTAAGAGTATTAGATGGTGCTGTTGCAGTGTTCTCAGCTGTTGATGTAGTTCAACCTCAATCAGAAACAGTTTGGAGACAAGCGGATAAATATAAAGTACCAAGAATAGCATTCTTTAATAAAATGGATAGAGTAGGGGCTAATTTTGAAATGTGTGTTGATGACATAAAAACAAAATTAGGTGGAAATGGTGTACCTATTCAACTTCCTATTGGTGCAGAAGCAGATTTTGAAGGAGTTATTGACTTACTAGAAATGAAAGAATATATATTCAGTGACGAAACAATGGGAGCTGAATTTGATGTTAGAGAAGTAAGAGATAGCTTAAAGGAACAAGCAGAAGAAGCGAGACACCACTTAATAGAATCTGTTGTAGAAACAGATGATGCTTTAATGGAAAAATTCTTTGCTGATGAAGAAATTTCAGCAGATGAAATCAAAAAAGCATTAAGAATAGCAACAATATCAGGAATAGTTGTTCCTGTAACTTGTGGGACAGCGTTTAGAAATAAAGGAATACAACCATTATTAGATGCAATAGTTGAATACATGCCTTCACCTGTTGATATTGAAGCAGTTAATGGAATAAATCCTAGAACAGGTGCTGAAGAAGCAAGAAAACCTGCTGATGAAGAAAAATTCTCATCATTAGCATTTAAAATTGTTACAGATCCATTTGTTGGAAGACTAGCATTCTTTAGAGTTTATTCAGGAGTACTAGAAAAAGGTTCATATGTATTAAACTCAACTAAAG
Above is a window of Caviibacter abscessus DNA encoding:
- the rpsL gene encoding 30S ribosomal protein S12, which encodes MPTINQLIRFGRSTSEKKKKSPALKANPQKRGVCVRVYTTTPKKPNSALRKVARVKLVNGIEVTAYIPGIGHNLQEHSIVLIRGGRTKDLPGVRYKIIRGALDTAGVVNRKQARSRYGTKKPK
- the fusA gene encoding elongation factor G, which encodes MSRKVALKDTRNIGIMAHIDAGKTTTTERILFYTGVSHKIGEVHDGAATMDWMEQEQERGITITSAATTCFWKGHRINIIDTPGHVDFTVEVERSLRVLDGAVAVFSAVDVVQPQSETVWRQADKYKVPRIAFFNKMDRVGANFEMCVDDIKTKLGGNGVPIQLPIGAEADFEGVIDLLEMKEYIFSDETMGAEFDVREVRDSLKEQAEEARHHLIESVVETDDALMEKFFADEEISADEIKKALRIATISGIVVPVTCGTAFRNKGIQPLLDAIVEYMPSPVDIEAVNGINPRTGAEEARKPADEEKFSSLAFKIVTDPFVGRLAFFRVYSGVLEKGSYVLNSTKDKKERMGRLLQMHANKREEIDIVYAGDIAAAVGLKDTTTGDTLCAEDAPIILENMEFPEPVISVAVEPKTKADQEKMGTALSKLAEEDPTFKVKSDQETGQTIIEGMGELHLEIIVDRMKREFKVEANVGKPQVAYRETILGSADVEEKYAKQSGGRGQYGHVKMKVEANPDKGYEFINQITGGTIPKEYIPAVDKGIKEAIEAGVLAGYPVQDVKVTLYDGSYHEVDSSEMAFKIAGSLAFKKGLRAAQPILLEPVFKVEVTTPEEYMGDVIGDLNSRRGQVSGMNDRNNAKIINAHVPLSEMFGYATDLRSKTQGRASYSMEFEKYVQVPKNISEQVIAERQGK
- the rpsG gene encoding 30S ribosomal protein S7, with translation MSRRRKAEKRDVLPDSKFNDKVVTKFINGLMVDGKKSIAENIFYAALEEIEKETNDAGIEVFRRAMENVRPQLEVRSRRIGGATYQVPVEVRKERQQTLAIRWLVRYTRDRKEYGMIQKLKKELIAAANSEGGSVKKKEDTYKMAEANRAFAHYKW